A genomic window from Cytobacillus suaedae includes:
- a CDS encoding MerR family transcriptional regulator: MSKFMSIQAFSERTGISKSTLRYYESTNLLRPAARNTSGYRVYSETQVATIKLISSLRLADVPIKDIQAYLKEDDDKTRQEMMDNWTQIIKERLDILNVGLRYLKSDSTHEQIYLIEKSAENIIWFTAESSVGQFKEHFSKRMKELEILNIPIKSCYLKYISGTDLIKAKIGFGLPSDAQTNELSEIAFIEHMASCVCIAMSFNEPITKILEGYRKLLNYASENKWVPTGSILEWYRGEDFTDLDLVMPVTQIGTRGIS, translated from the coding sequence TTGAGTAAGTTCATGTCAATACAGGCTTTCTCTGAAAGAACTGGTATTTCCAAAAGTACATTAAGATATTATGAGTCAACAAATTTACTTCGTCCAGCAGCTAGAAACACTAGCGGGTATCGAGTTTATTCTGAGACCCAAGTTGCAACAATTAAGTTAATCTCCAGTTTACGTTTAGCTGATGTACCGATTAAAGACATTCAAGCCTATTTAAAGGAAGACGATGATAAAACACGACAAGAAATGATGGATAATTGGACTCAGATTATAAAGGAAAGGCTAGATATCTTGAATGTAGGTTTACGTTATTTAAAGAGTGATTCTACACATGAACAAATTTATTTGATAGAAAAAAGTGCGGAAAATATTATTTGGTTTACTGCTGAATCTAGTGTTGGGCAATTCAAAGAACATTTTAGTAAGAGAATGAAAGAACTCGAGATATTAAATATTCCTATAAAAAGTTGTTATTTAAAATATATATCTGGAACAGATTTGATTAAAGCAAAAATTGGCTTTGGTCTTCCATCTGACGCACAAACAAACGAGCTATCTGAAATTGCATTCATAGAACATATGGCTTCTTGTGTATGTATAGCAATGTCTTTTAATGAACCAATCACAAAAATACTAGAAGGCTATCGCAAATTATTAAACTATGCAAGCGAAAACAAATGGGTTCCAACAGGTTCCATACTAGAATGGTATCGTGGTGAGGACTTTACAGACCTCGATTTAGTAATGCCTGTCACTCAAATCGGAACAAGGGGGATATCATGA
- a CDS encoding linear amide C-N hydrolase yields MYKNEELIVRIVDLRGNHYQFGLDQGKELMSLPILEQIDQLRQLTINSNVKMAKEIVKNVSPNLFQELRGLAEGFQMELDTIIKLFSGYDVVFPEMGCTTLVNDGFYVRNYEFSPEMYDARLVFTNPTDGYASVGFSQQVIGRLDGMNEKGLVVGLHFVNNEHRKEGFIATTIVRMLLEQCANIEDAITFITNIPHGYCYNYSITDQSGKSIIVEASPQQQVINFTNQLICTNHFESEVLKEKNRLEILGSVKRKEYVSSLLTENLSPMAAYHHFNKGSSPLFFKYYKEYFGTLHTVVYSPKDLSILIGVGENCEPKMFSLKEYMEGTLILPEIVKGIINQEI; encoded by the coding sequence ATGTATAAAAATGAAGAGTTAATTGTAAGAATAGTAGATTTGAGAGGAAACCATTATCAGTTTGGCTTAGATCAAGGTAAAGAATTAATGTCATTACCGATCTTAGAACAAATAGACCAGCTAAGGCAACTTACTATTAATTCAAATGTAAAAATGGCGAAGGAAATAGTAAAGAATGTTTCACCGAATCTTTTTCAAGAACTAAGAGGCTTGGCAGAAGGATTTCAAATGGAATTAGATACGATCATTAAACTATTTAGTGGATATGATGTAGTATTTCCTGAAATGGGGTGTACTACGTTGGTAAACGATGGCTTTTACGTGCGCAATTATGAATTTAGCCCAGAAATGTACGATGCAAGACTCGTATTTACCAACCCTACAGATGGCTATGCTAGTGTAGGTTTTAGTCAGCAAGTAATTGGAAGACTTGATGGAATGAATGAAAAAGGGCTGGTAGTAGGATTACATTTTGTAAATAACGAACACAGAAAAGAGGGGTTTATTGCAACGACAATTGTTAGGATGTTACTCGAACAATGCGCAAATATTGAAGACGCAATAACCTTCATCACCAATATCCCCCATGGCTATTGCTATAATTACTCCATCACAGACCAAAGTGGAAAAAGTATAATAGTAGAGGCTTCCCCACAACAACAGGTCATAAACTTCACCAATCAGCTGATATGCACTAATCACTTTGAATCAGAAGTATTAAAAGAGAAAAATAGATTAGAGATACTAGGCTCAGTAAAACGTAAGGAGTATGTGAGTTCCTTATTAACAGAGAATCTATCACCTATGGCAGCATATCATCATTTTAATAAAGGAAGTTCCCCGTTATTTTTTAAGTACTATAAAGAGTACTTTGGTACGTTGCATACAGTTGTTTATTCTCCAAAAGATTTAAGTATCTTAATTGGAGTTGGTGAAAATTGTGAACCGAAGATGTTTTCTCTTAAAGAATATATGGAGGGGACATTGATTCTTCCTGAAATTGTTAAGGGAATAATTAATCAAGAAATATGA
- a CDS encoding sensor histidine kinase, which produces MKGNPIGLNVLRLFTALLCLVFISIYITNIPIYYERLSSECITNECFGAPSPPPGVEGLQAIGLNENLYALFYTVLDSVFIISFLIAAIIIFLKRGHGIMGLLGTLLLVSFGIPFPSLMSVAAENNPLLMNIINAMSYIGWTSLCVFFLLFPNGRFIPKWSVWTLIPIGIIFSLSLFENIPTWVTFARLAVVFIFLLAVQIYRFRKISSPTERQQTKWVVYGLTVSLTGFLGLVFIPLLYNPNIFQEGSTLYFMIFNSFINLLMLIIPMTLTYALLRRRLWDIDPLLNRTLLYGVMSLCVVGIYIVVVWYLSNLFHTSNSMIISIVATSIVAVSFSPLKEKVQQLIVRKMYGVQENPFFVLALLGKKIQESKTPEQVLDQVVRTLIEALRLPYAAVKIIKNKDSVVLAESGVSGGECEQLPISYRGEKLGYLVLAHRSPGEAFTKSDEKLWEILIQQVGPLLQDLKATLDLKALNLDLQVSREKLVIAREEERHYLRRNLHDDLAPRLAALAFTAAAAEDLVDKEPTTVKSLLAEHQRMILGTVDDIRRLVYDLRPPKIDELGISEALKQRVDEIVSSIKSYNEDGIQNRIQVSYSAPKELPQIPPAVEVAIYRILSEAVVNVVRHSKASTCKIILSLTNNRLEIEILDDGIGINSNEKAPSIMGGIGVSSMKERAAELGGHCLIEERSEGGTRVFAWVPINTSEMGKLNDENSSANSR; this is translated from the coding sequence GTGAAGGGGAATCCTATCGGGCTTAACGTGTTACGCCTTTTTACAGCATTACTATGTTTGGTTTTTATAAGTATCTACATCACAAATATACCTATTTATTATGAGAGGTTATCAAGTGAATGTATCACAAATGAATGCTTTGGAGCTCCAAGCCCTCCTCCGGGAGTAGAGGGATTACAAGCAATAGGACTTAATGAGAATCTATATGCATTGTTTTATACAGTGTTAGACAGTGTTTTCATCATATCCTTCTTAATCGCTGCAATTATCATCTTTTTAAAACGTGGACACGGTATTATGGGGTTGTTAGGTACGTTATTACTTGTGTCTTTTGGTATACCATTCCCATCACTAATGTCTGTTGCTGCAGAGAACAATCCATTGTTGATGAACATAATCAATGCAATGAGTTATATTGGTTGGACATCATTGTGTGTATTCTTTTTATTATTTCCAAATGGACGCTTCATTCCTAAATGGAGTGTTTGGACTCTAATTCCAATTGGGATCATCTTCTCCTTATCATTATTTGAAAACATTCCTACGTGGGTAACATTTGCACGCTTGGCGGTTGTTTTTATTTTTCTATTAGCTGTCCAAATTTATCGCTTCAGAAAAATTTCCTCACCGACTGAAAGGCAACAAACCAAGTGGGTTGTATATGGGTTAACAGTATCTTTAACAGGATTTTTAGGCTTAGTATTTATTCCACTTCTCTATAACCCTAATATTTTTCAAGAAGGAAGTACATTGTACTTCATGATCTTTAATAGCTTTATAAATTTACTAATGCTAATCATTCCAATGACATTAACGTACGCTCTTTTACGCCGTAGACTATGGGATATTGATCCTTTATTAAATAGAACGCTTCTTTATGGTGTGATGTCATTATGTGTAGTAGGTATTTATATAGTGGTAGTTTGGTATTTGAGTAACTTATTTCATACAAGCAATAGTATGATTATCTCGATTGTTGCTACTAGTATTGTAGCTGTCTCATTTTCACCATTAAAGGAGAAAGTGCAGCAACTGATTGTTAGAAAGATGTATGGTGTGCAAGAGAATCCATTCTTTGTATTAGCTCTTTTAGGTAAAAAAATACAGGAATCCAAAACGCCAGAGCAGGTGTTAGACCAAGTCGTTCGAACATTAATAGAGGCTTTACGACTTCCGTATGCTGCTGTAAAAATCATCAAAAATAAAGATTCAGTCGTATTGGCGGAATCAGGAGTTAGCGGGGGAGAATGTGAACAACTACCAATTTCGTATCGAGGAGAAAAATTAGGATATCTAGTGCTAGCACACCGCTCTCCAGGTGAAGCCTTTACTAAATCTGATGAAAAATTATGGGAAATCCTGATTCAGCAGGTTGGCCCTTTGTTACAGGATTTAAAGGCAACTTTAGACTTAAAAGCTCTTAATCTAGATTTACAAGTTTCTCGTGAGAAGTTAGTTATAGCAAGAGAAGAGGAAAGGCACTATCTGCGACGTAACCTTCATGACGATTTAGCACCAAGACTTGCGGCATTAGCTTTCACTGCAGCGGCCGCAGAGGACTTAGTAGATAAAGAGCCTACAACGGTAAAGAGTTTACTTGCAGAACATCAAAGAATGATACTCGGAACCGTTGATGATATTCGCCGTTTAGTCTATGACCTTCGTCCCCCGAAAATTGATGAACTTGGAATATCGGAAGCACTTAAACAGAGGGTAGACGAAATCGTATCTTCCATAAAATCCTACAACGAAGATGGTATCCAAAATAGGATTCAAGTAAGCTATAGTGCACCTAAAGAATTACCTCAGATTCCTCCAGCAGTAGAGGTTGCCATTTATCGTATTCTTTCAGAGGCAGTGGTAAACGTTGTTCGACACTCAAAAGCTAGTACATGCAAGATTATATTGAGTCTAACTAATAACCGCTTAGAAATCGAAATACTAGATGATGGCATAGGAATAAACAGCAATGAGAAGGCTCCTTCAATTATGGGAGGGATAGGTGTTTCTTCCATGAAAGAACGTGCAGCAGAGCTTGGTGGACATTGTTTAATTGAAGAAAGAAGTGAAGGAGGAACCCGAGTCTTTGCGTGGGTTCCGATAAATACGAGTGAAATGGGGAAGTTGAATGACGAAAATTCGAGTGCTAATAGCAGATGA
- a CDS encoding response regulator transcription factor, translating into MTKIRVLIADDHPFFRHGVSTYLRTLPEIEIVGEAATGEEVIKEAEKLKPDVILMDIRMPGINGIEATKKIKLANPQINILIFTMFKDDQSVFTAMRVGAKGYILKDAGKEEIVRAILTVAAGEAIFSADIASKMVDYFSSTRPAASEQLFPELTSREREVLYLIADGQSNREISDYLQISSKTVSNYVTNILNKLQVASREEAIQVVNVTKTDG; encoded by the coding sequence ATGACGAAAATTCGAGTGCTAATAGCAGATGATCATCCCTTTTTTAGACATGGAGTATCAACCTATTTAAGAACTCTACCAGAGATAGAGATCGTTGGAGAAGCTGCAACTGGTGAGGAAGTCATCAAAGAGGCAGAAAAACTAAAGCCTGATGTGATTTTAATGGATATTAGAATGCCAGGTATCAATGGGATCGAAGCGACTAAAAAAATCAAACTAGCGAATCCTCAGATTAATATATTAATATTTACGATGTTTAAAGATGATCAATCCGTTTTCACAGCCATGCGGGTCGGAGCAAAAGGGTATATCTTAAAAGATGCAGGTAAAGAAGAAATCGTTCGAGCAATCTTAACCGTAGCTGCTGGTGAAGCTATCTTTAGTGCAGACATTGCCTCAAAAATGGTAGATTACTTCTCCTCCACTAGGCCAGCAGCCAGCGAACAACTTTTCCCTGAGCTAACTAGCCGGGAAAGAGAAGTTCTCTACCTAATAGCAGATGGACAAAGCAATCGTGAAATATCTGATTACCTCCAGATTAGTAGTAAAACAGTGTCAAATTACGTTACGAATATATTAAACAAGCTTCAAGTGGCAAGTCGGGAGGAAGCGATTCAGGTTGTAAATGTGACGAAGACGGATGGTTGA